The nucleotide window CGTTCCATCTTTCAGCCGATACTCCTTCTCGTAAACATCAGAGTATCCGCGCGGGATGATCTGTTCCCTGACAATGCGATCTTCGACAGCATGCCAGCACTCAGGAGTCAGTTTCTGATAAGTCAGAGTGCACAGTTCCTCGGGTGAGTATCCTAGCATCTGGCAATAGATATTATTGAAGTTAATAATTCGTCCGTCCATGCTGACCTGCACAAAGGCATCACGTAAGTTATCGTGCAACAGCCGATAACGTGCCTCAGATTGGCTTAGTGCCTTATTTGCTTTCTGGAGTTCTTGAGATTGAGTTTGCAATTCCTCAGATTTCACCTGAAGGTTTTCATATGCCTGCTGTAATGCGTCTTCGATTTTTTTGTATTTCGTCGTTTCACGTAACGAAAGAACCAGACCTGTTATGGTTCCGCAGTCGTCCTTGACCGGTGCAAGGCTCCAGTCCCAATATGTGATTCCGCATTCGGGTTGATCAGGATAGACAAATTGCTTGTCCTTGTAGAAGACCCCTTTACCGGTGTCTCGGACCTGCCGGAAAATTGCTTCATTTTCCTCATTGGGATATAGAGCAAAATGGTTTTTCCCGACCATATCTTCAGGTTTCATATTGCACGCTTCGGCATAAGCGGAGTTGACCCATACAAAGTTGAACTGAGAATCTAAAAGGACCAGCATAACGTCAGTGGCCTGCATGATACTCTCAAGTAAATTCCGTTCTCGTTGCAGGGCTTCTTCGGTCTGCTTACGCTCGGTGATATCTTCTATCAGGGCAAGACCAGAAGCCTCATTATTACTTCCGAGAAAATTAGTACCAATAAGTCGTATCCAGATTATCCTGCCATCTTTACGAACATAGCGTTTCTCAATTTCGTAATGATCACGTTTACAGGCTTTTAACTCTAAAATTAAAGGCATTTCAATGTTCAGATCGTCCGGATAAGTGAATTCCGAAAAGAACTTATTTTGAAGTTCCTCCTTTTCATAGCCTAGCATGCGTTCTACTGCAGGATTGCTTTGTATTACTCGCCCTTCCAGGTCCCCTACTATAATACCCATTTTAGAACGCTCGAAAATAGAGCGGAAATTTTTTTCACTTATATCCAAAACCTTTTCTGCTCGCTTTCGGTCGGTAACGTCTCTCCAGAATACGGAAATACCTGATCCAGATGGATAGATGCTTACCCAGTACCATTTTTCCAGAACCAGACTTTTGATCTCGAAATTAGCTGGCAGCCGAGTTTCCATGACCTTCCTATACGTTTCCTCAAACTTGCTATTAACCATATAAGGAAACTTTTCCCAAATGCATTCCCCTATTAACTCTTCAGGCTCGAAATTACCATTACATGCAGCACGCTGGTTGATATATGTGAATCGCCACTCCTTATCCAGCTCAAAAAACCCATCTTGAATACTGCTCAATAAATCGTTAAGATGTTGTTCGCTTCTTATTAAAGCGATTTCCATCTGTTTGCGCTCAGTAACATCCTGGGCAGTACCGATTAGCTTCATCGGCCTGCCGTTATCATATATCGTTATCGCTTCGGCATGGATGAGCCGTTTTTTATTGTTAGGCAAAATCACCTGATAGTCTAGATTATAAGGTGTGTTTCTCTTGATTGCCTCGTCCAGAGCATCCAGAACCCTTTGCCTGTCTTCCGGAACAAGCAAGTTAATGTACTGCTGGAAGAACGTATTCGGGTCAGGTACGAGGCCGAAAATACGATAAAATTCGTCAGAACCGGTTACCAAATTGCTTTCCAGATCCAACTCCCAGCTGCCCACATGAGCAATTTCCTGGGCTTTTTTCAGATCGGACTCATTCTTTCGCAGTTTTTCTTCAGTCTCTTTCTGCTCACTTATGTCGAATCCATAAATGTTTACGCATTCTTCTTCGGGTAACGGGTGAAACGAGACCGAGTATGTCTTTTTTCCCACATTAAGCTCTATTTTTTCAGAGCTATTCTGGAAAATTACTTTCTGTATAATTTTTTCGACATGTAGAGGTATCCTTTCTCCAACTCTCACTCTCCACTCTTGCAGTATGGGCTCACCAGCCTCATTTGAGTAAATAAGTGTTCCGTTATTTGCTACACTAAGTACAGGATTTGGATTTTTTGCAGGAAATTGTTCCATTTTTGTTTTCATATTTCCCTTCAGACTCCCTTGTTTAACGGCAATAGGCTTACATTCAATAACCGCTAAGAATTATTCTTATCTGTATATTAGTCTTTATTTATTTTCTATTAAATTAAAACCGTTTATTAACTGTACATTAAAAATAGCTTTTATAAAAGGAAAGGATCAGAATTTGATTTGGAATAAAAATACCCGACAATTGATCGGACAAGCTATGAATATTAAATAAAAAGGGGTACAATAATTGTTTTAGAAATTTTTACTTTAAACTCGTATTTAATGACTCAAGGCTAGGTTGTAAGTATCATATAATGAGGAAATGGTACCAAGTACTGAGACAATAAACCAGTTTAATGATTGCTGGAGTGTTAAAGAGATCAGTCACATTGTAAGACCCCAGCTAAAAAAGTAGCTACTGATTTTGCAGGCTTATACAAATGGAAAAAAATTCTTAGTATAGGTAGTATAGCGGGACCATATGGAAAAAGCAGTGCCGTAAATTTGCAGTAAATTCAAATTCAGATTTTTGTGTATCATAGGTAATGAATCTTAAGATATGGAATTTTCTACCCAATAACTTTTTGAGATTTGCGATTTTTCAGAATGATATTTTAGAATGGTTATCTAGAATGATTATTCTAATAAAATGTTAAGTATCTTCTGCGTATTATTTAGAAAAGATTTCATAACTTGATAATGTTCTGTTTCTTCATAACCTATTTGTTCAAATCCGTCTTTAATCTGGTAGATCACGGCCTGGGGGTATGCCATTATTATCGGTGAATGCGTCGCAATAATAAACTGGGACCCTTCTGTTACTAACTCATGAATTCTGGTAAGCATAGACATTTGCCGTGACGGTGATAACGCTGCTTCAGGCTCGTCTAATATATAGATACCTTCACCAGTAAATCTATTTAAAAATACTGAGAAGAACGCTTCTCCATGGGATTGTTCGTGTAACGAACGGCCACCATAAGAATTGATTGCGCCCAAATCATCTACATTTGAAGCAAAATTGTAAAAGCTTTCTGCCCTTAAGAAAAAACCAGTACGAGGTTTTCTGGTACCTTTAATAACTTTTATATAGTTACTTAAGTTGGAATGTGTTGCTCTAGATGTAAAATTAAAATTTTTTGTTCCACCTTCTGCATTAAACCCATATGCAACAGCTATTGATTCTAAAATTGTAGATTTCCCGGAACCATTTTCTCCAATAATAAATGTGACTTTAGGATGAAATGATAGTGAATGTAGATCTCTTATAGCAGGTAAATTAAACGGGTATTCAGAAAAAGAAGGTATATTTTCTCTATTTAATTCTATAGATCTTATGTATTGTTCTAGTTTACTGGATTTCATAATCTTATCTCCACAATAATAAGTCTATGAAGCCGTTCTTAAGTAATTGACGACATTGATGTCGTGATAGACTCTATCCTTTGGAAAAAAATACATTTATCTAAGAAGAAATATATAATAAGTGGATGTGCCAAAAAGTCAGCAAACTCTCCAGCAAACTCTTTTACTCATATATTTCTTGAAATTACAAAAAAGAATGAGAGGTTTACAGTCTTTGTTCTTCCTTTAGAGCAGAACAAAACACTGGTTGAACCTCTCTTGTTTCTCGATCTTATCAAACGACTGAGTTTCAACTCTCCCACTTTTATTTCTATAGCAATATGTTCAATTATTTTCATCCTTCATAGTGTTCTTAATAGTCTTAATCATCTCCTCAAACTCACCGTCATCAGGCATATGTTTTGCAAATTCGACGAGGCTGGACAGTTGTAAGTATCTGTCGAATTTCTCGTATTCTATGCCTTTATTTTTCAGATAATTTATCAGTTCGGAGTTTGTAACTTCTTTCTTTAATCCGTATTTATAGCTCAGGTACAACCGCAGGGCCTGTGCAGCAGTTCCATAAGCTTCTTTGAACTGCTTTTCTTCATAGAGCGATACTGCTTTTTCAACAAGTTTTCCTGCTTCTTCCCTGAAGTCAAAATTTTCTTGCTTAAGTTGTATCTTTTCCTCAACTAACATTTTTTGTTCCTTTTTACCTGAATATTTGTTGTACACCAGATAAGCAAGAACAAGCAATATCAGAATTCCTATAAGATAGATAGGATAAAGGTTCCTTTCCTGCTCTCTTACAAGTTCGACATTATCAACACTGCCGTTTACAAATCCGGCATTTATCTGAGCTGTTTCATTGTTGGCATTTTCATATTGTATCTGAAGAGCAGTAGTGTTGTTCTCCTGTGAAAACGTTGAATCCACTTCGTTAAAACCATCATCTTGCAATTGCTTCAGATACTTTTGGAAGTCCTTATTCTGAGAAAGCGAGTCTCTCATTTTTTGCCTGTCTTCTGCCGTATCCGTCTGCAGATTC belongs to Methanosarcina barkeri 3 and includes:
- a CDS encoding AAA family ATPase; this encodes MKSSKLEQYIRSIELNRENIPSFSEYPFNLPAIRDLHSLSFHPKVTFIIGENGSGKSTILESIAVAYGFNAEGGTKNFNFTSRATHSNLSNYIKVIKGTRKPRTGFFLRAESFYNFASNVDDLGAINSYGGRSLHEQSHGEAFFSVFLNRFTGEGIYILDEPEAALSPSRQMSMLTRIHELVTEGSQFIIATHSPIIMAYPQAVIYQIKDGFEQIGYEETEHYQVMKSFLNNTQKILNILLE